The Candidatus Bathyarchaeota archaeon genome contains the following window.
CTCATCCTCAATTTTACTTGGAGTTCCAATTTTTCTTGACGACAATTCTCTAAGTTTTTTTAGTTTATCGCTTTCTTCTTCTATTGTTCTATCTTTATTTTTGATGAGTATATCTAAATCATTTTTTTCTTCACAAATTTCATCTATTTCATTTTTTATATCGCTTACGGAGTTTTCCAATTTCTGGTTCTGTATTTCAATGCTTTCTCTCTGTTTTTCAAGATTCCCTTTATTCTTTTCTTCGAACTCGACGGATTTTTTTAACTCAATAATTTTGGATTTAACTATACTTATTGATTCATCAAAATCTTCGAGTTCTAAACTTTTATTTTGAAAAACTTCGTCATAGAGTAATTTTTGTTTATTTTCTAATTCATTTTTTAATTTAAGCAGCGATTCTCTCTCTTTTCTCACTTCTTCAAAATCATTAATCTTTGACTCGTGTTCTTTGTTAAGCTCATCTAAAGAGTATTTAAGGTCATTTAATTTCATTGTAAGGATTTGGCTTTGTAGACCATTTTTTTCTTTGGTAAGGAACTGACATCTAAGGAATTGATTTCGTTCTCTTTCAAGTTCTTCTACTCTAGCTTTAACTTCGCCAATTTTTGCCATAGCTATTTTAAGATTTAAATCAGATTGCGTGAGTTGATTCTTTGATTCTTCTCTCTTTTCATCATAAACCTTGACTCCAACAAGGTCTTCTATGACCTGTCGTCTTTCATCTGGAGTCAATTCTGCAAGTCTTGTAACAGATTGTTGAGGAATTATATTATATCCCGATACTCGAATATTTGCTGAGGAAAGTAGCTCCATAAGCTGTTTTCTAGAAACTCTTTTACCATTTACCCTATAAATTCCCTCTCCATTTTTTTGAAATTCTCTTGAGATAGATACAACATCAGCGTCTATTGGAATACGTCTATCATCATTTTCAAATTGGACTAAAACATAAGCGGATTTTTTTGGCATTTCAGTTGTTTGAGTTATTACATCTGAAAGAGATGCTCCTCGCAATTCTTTTGCACTTAGTTCTCCTAGTGAGAATTTTATAGCGTCCAATAAGTTAGACTTTCCAGAACCATTTGGACCTGTTATAACCGTGAGTCCTTTATCGAGCGTGAGCGTGACTTTCTTGTTAAAAGTTTTAAAGTTTCTTAGCTCGATCTTTTTTATGTAAACCATGAAGTTATCAGCTCTCGCGAGAGCGAAAAAGAAATGCTTCTTTAATAAATTTAGTGTTTAGAACTATAAGTAGAATTTAAACATAACCTAGTAAAAAATTGCATAAATTGATTTAACTAATGGGCGCAAGAAGAGAAATGTAATGACACTTTTAGTCATAGTAAATTGTGCAAATTCAATATTCTAAACACTGAAATTAGCACAATTTTCTTTAATAGTCTATAGAGCACCAAATTAACGCCCTAATCTTTTTACTCTTTTTTGGTAGGTTCTAATAGCACGAAGTAGATCTATTTTTCTAAAATCTGGCCAAAATACATCTAAGAAACAGAGTTCACTATAGGCTGATTGCCAAAGTAGAAATCCACTTAACCTCTCTTCGCCTGATGTTCTGATTATTAGATCCGGGTAAGGATTAGGCAGATGTGCTGTATATAGATTTTTTCTAAATAGATTTTCATCTATTTCCTTTAAAGATATTTTACCTTCTTTTACATGCTCAGCAATTTTTCTTGTGGCATCTACTATCTCTGTTCGACCGCCATATGCGATCGCAATATTAAGATAATAATCAGAGTAATTTTTTGTGGCTTCTTCAATTTTATGAAAATCGTTTTGTAGATAATCTGGAAGTAAATTTATTTTTCCAAGAGTTTTCACCCTTACTTTGTTTTCATGGATTTGTTTATCATTAATGAGTTTAATTGCCTCTTCTCCAATCAATTTTAGTGTATGTTCAACTTCGTTTTTTGGTCTTTGAAAATTTTCAGTTGAAAAAACATAAGCAGTCATTACTTTGATGTCTAAATCCAAACACCATTTTAGAAAATCCTCTCCAATCTTTACTCCGTATTTATGACCTTGAATTGATGGCAAAGCTCTACCCAAAGCCCATCTACGATTACCGTCTAAAATTACTCCAATGTGCGCCGGCATTTTTTGTTTCTTTATTTGCCCCAAAAGCCATTTTTCATATATTTTGTATATTCCTATGGATCTTAGAAATGCAGATAGCAATATTTTCTCAACTAAATTTTTTTATGAATTATTCAGATATTGAGCAGGTACATCCCTTCTCTTTAGGGATCTTTGTAAAACATTTTTTCAGAATTTGCTTAGTAGTATTTAACGCTTCTTCGATCTTTGCAGATTCTTCAATTCCTTTTTCAGTTAATGCAATTGGTTTGCTACAGACAATACCTAAGGAACAA
Protein-coding sequences here:
- the uppS gene encoding polyprenyl diphosphate synthase, coding for MLSAFLRSIGIYKIYEKWLLGQIKKQKMPAHIGVILDGNRRWALGRALPSIQGHKYGVKIGEDFLKWCLDLDIKVMTAYVFSTENFQRPKNEVEHTLKLIGEEAIKLINDKQIHENKVRVKTLGKINLLPDYLQNDFHKIEEATKNYSDYYLNIAIAYGGRTEIVDATRKIAEHVKEGKISLKEIDENLFRKNLYTAHLPNPYPDLIIRTSGEERLSGFLLWQSAYSELCFLDVFWPDFRKIDLLRAIRTYQKRVKRLGR